The Virgibacillus dokdonensis genome includes a window with the following:
- a CDS encoding helix-turn-helix transcriptional regulator, with amino-acid sequence MKDKRTEVVEKLIDKSWSSKKAFAESIDIPYTTLRSMLQRGIGNASVNNVIKVCKGLGITTEELEKMASRKEDSTPITIAAHHDGDEWTDEELEEIEKFKEYLRSKRDKQ; translated from the coding sequence GTGAAAGATAAAAGAACAGAAGTTGTAGAGAAACTGATAGATAAAAGCTGGTCTAGTAAAAAAGCATTTGCTGAAAGTATTGACATACCATATACAACATTACGTTCCATGCTACAAAGAGGTATAGGAAACGCTTCGGTTAACAATGTTATTAAAGTGTGTAAAGGATTGGGAATTACTACAGAGGAATTAGAAAAAATGGCATCTCGCAAAGAAGATAGTACTCCGATTACAATTGCCGCCCACCATGACGGTGATGAATGGACAGACGAAGAATTAGAGGAGATTGAGAAGTTTAAAGAATATTTAAGATCAAAGCGAGATAAGCAATAA
- a CDS encoding ImmA/IrrE family metallo-endopeptidase encodes MYEQLQDEAVSLNVVIKETYLPGRLKGLYGENEILINKNIETTTEKTCVLAEEIGHHLYTVGDIIDQSKIMNIKQEKLARRWAFRKLIPLESFLHAFNHGCRSRYEIAETLNVTEAFLEDSLNYYREKHGTFVRIDDLHVLFLDPLGIHREIK; translated from the coding sequence ATGTACGAGCAATTACAAGATGAAGCAGTATCATTAAACGTGGTAATTAAAGAAACATATTTACCAGGTCGCCTAAAAGGGCTCTACGGTGAAAACGAGATCTTAATTAATAAAAACATTGAAACTACTACAGAAAAAACATGCGTTTTAGCAGAGGAAATAGGGCATCACCTTTATACGGTAGGAGATATAATAGATCAATCAAAAATAATGAATATTAAACAAGAAAAACTAGCAAGGCGGTGGGCTTTTAGAAAACTTATACCTTTAGAAAGTTTTTTACATGCATTTAACCATGGGTGCAGATCAAGGTATGAAATAGCAGAAACATTAAATGTTACAGAAGCTTTTCTTGAAGATAGCTTGAATTACTATAGAGAAAAACACGGTACATTTGTCAGAATTGACGATCTTCACGTTTTATTCTTAGACCCTCTAGGTATACATCGAGAAATTAAATAG
- a CDS encoding site-specific integrase, producing the protein MASFRKINGKWEYRVRYKEGSKYKEKSKRGFKTKKEAQLAAAKVESDIVQFGFSDNGEENVKKFIYDWLEVYKKPIIKPITYSVQERNVRLNIIPRWGDYKLKEINRTDYQKWVNEISEKYSAGTVKRIHSLMNAALHSAVHDFHILYSNPIARIKIPQDNKQEEIKHFTTEQLKTFLSNCKPVKKSKYKHSIQYFALFTLMARTGIRIGEALALRWGDLNTDSIKINKTLVYPLNSTPYLSTPKTKNSIRTVKLDKTVVDLLKRHKINQKEMYLKYPSFKPSDDDLMFHQHDGRWLRTNVVREYFKEVCKRTQLPVLSPHALRHSHAVHLLEAGASLKYVSQRLGHSSIKTTADTYLHITEKIEDDAIKMYQQYLD; encoded by the coding sequence ATGGCTAGTTTCCGAAAAATTAACGGAAAATGGGAGTACAGAGTACGTTATAAAGAAGGGAGTAAATACAAGGAAAAATCAAAACGGGGTTTTAAAACAAAAAAAGAAGCTCAATTAGCTGCAGCGAAAGTAGAATCTGATATAGTTCAATTTGGTTTTTCCGATAACGGCGAAGAAAACGTCAAAAAATTCATCTATGATTGGCTTGAAGTATATAAAAAACCGATTATAAAACCGATTACGTATTCTGTTCAAGAACGTAATGTTAGGTTGAACATAATACCTAGGTGGGGTGATTATAAACTAAAAGAAATAAATAGAACCGATTATCAAAAATGGGTAAATGAAATAAGTGAAAAATACTCAGCAGGTACAGTTAAAAGAATTCATTCGTTAATGAATGCAGCTTTACACAGCGCTGTTCATGACTTTCACATTCTTTATTCAAACCCAATCGCTAGAATTAAAATTCCTCAAGACAATAAACAAGAAGAAATAAAGCATTTTACAACAGAGCAGCTAAAAACTTTTCTATCTAACTGTAAACCTGTAAAAAAATCGAAATATAAGCATTCAATACAGTATTTTGCCTTGTTTACTTTGATGGCAAGAACAGGCATAAGAATTGGGGAAGCACTCGCATTGAGATGGGGAGATTTAAATACAGATAGCATCAAGATTAATAAAACACTTGTTTATCCTTTAAATTCCACACCGTATTTATCAACCCCTAAAACGAAAAACAGCATTAGAACAGTCAAATTAGATAAGACTGTAGTCGATCTTTTAAAAAGGCATAAAATAAATCAAAAAGAAATGTATTTAAAATATCCGTCTTTTAAACCTTCAGACGATGATCTTATGTTTCATCAGCACGATGGACGTTGGCTAAGAACAAATGTGGTCAGAGAATATTTCAAAGAGGTTTGCAAACGTACACAACTACCTGTCCTGTCACCCCACGCTTTAAGGCATTCACATGCAGTTCATCTGCTTGAAGCCGGCGCGTCTCTCAAATATGTATCACAACGGTTAGGGCATTCTAGCATAAAAACAACTGCTGATACATATTTGCACATCACCGAAAAGATTGAAGATGACGCAATAAAAATGTATCAGCAGTATTTAGATTAA
- the sufB gene encoding Fe-S cluster assembly protein SufB, which yields MAKNMPEIEEYKYGFHDRDVSVFRSGKGLTREIVEEISRMKEEPQWMLDYRLKALEHFYERPMPQWGGDLSELNFDEIVYYVKPSEKQGRTWDEVPEEIKRTFDKLGIPEAEQKYLAGVSAQYESEVVYHSLKEDLEEMGIVFKDTDTALKENEELFKEYFGKVIPATDNKFAALNSAVWSGGSFIYVPKGVKTTTPLQAYFRINSENMGQFERTLIIVDEGASVHYVEGCTAPIYTTNSLHSAVVEIFVKKDAYCRYTTIQNWANNVYNLVTKRATCDENATMEWIDGNIGSKITMKYPAVLLKGEGSRGYTLSIAFAGKGQLQDAGAKMYHLAPNTSSSIVSKSISKNGGKVSYRGLVHFGRKASGARSNIECDTLIMDNESTSDTIPYNEINNDNISLEHEAKVSKVSEEQLFYLMSRGLTEEEATEMIVMGFIEPFTKELPMEYAVEMNRLISFEMEGSIG from the coding sequence ATGGCAAAAAACATGCCAGAAATCGAAGAGTATAAATATGGGTTTCATGATCGTGACGTTTCTGTCTTTCGCTCAGGAAAAGGTCTGACTCGCGAAATTGTTGAAGAGATTTCCAGAATGAAGGAAGAACCGCAATGGATGCTTGATTACCGTCTTAAAGCGTTGGAACATTTCTATGAGCGTCCAATGCCTCAATGGGGCGGCGACCTTTCGGAGTTGAATTTTGATGAAATTGTTTACTATGTGAAGCCTTCAGAAAAACAAGGAAGAACATGGGATGAAGTACCAGAAGAAATCAAACGAACTTTTGATAAGCTAGGTATCCCTGAAGCGGAACAAAAATATTTAGCAGGTGTTTCTGCGCAATATGAATCTGAAGTTGTTTACCATAGTTTAAAAGAAGATTTAGAAGAAATGGGTATCGTATTCAAAGATACCGATACAGCACTAAAAGAAAATGAAGAGCTATTCAAAGAGTATTTTGGTAAAGTGATTCCAGCAACAGACAATAAATTTGCTGCTTTAAATTCAGCTGTTTGGTCTGGAGGTTCATTTATATATGTACCAAAAGGTGTAAAGACGACAACGCCACTCCAAGCTTATTTCCGTATTAACTCAGAAAACATGGGACAGTTTGAGCGTACGTTGATTATCGTTGATGAAGGTGCTTCTGTCCATTATGTAGAAGGTTGTACAGCACCAATTTATACGACTAATTCATTACACAGTGCAGTCGTAGAAATCTTTGTTAAAAAAGACGCTTATTGCCGTTACACTACGATCCAAAACTGGGCAAACAACGTTTATAACCTAGTAACTAAGCGTGCTACCTGTGATGAGAATGCGACAATGGAATGGATTGACGGTAATATTGGCTCTAAAATTACGATGAAGTATCCTGCAGTGCTTTTAAAAGGGGAAGGTTCTCGTGGTTATACACTTTCTATTGCCTTTGCTGGTAAAGGGCAGTTGCAAGATGCTGGTGCCAAAATGTATCACCTAGCACCTAATACGTCATCTTCAATTGTTTCGAAGTCTATTTCAAAAAATGGCGGAAAAGTATCTTACCGAGGACTTGTACATTTTGGACGTAAAGCATCAGGTGCTCGCTCTAACATCGAATGCGATACGCTTATTATGGATAATGAATCTACATCCGATACGATTCCATACAATGAAATAAACAATGACAATATTTCATTGGAGCATGAAGCAAAAGTGTCCAAAGTTTCTGAAGAACAGCTGTTCTATCTGATGAGCCGTGGCTTAACAGAAGAAGAAGCAACAGAAATGATCGTTATGGGCTTCATTGAACCATTCACAAAAGAACTACCAATGGAGTATGCAGTTGAAATGAACCGGTTAATCTCGTTTGAAATGGAAGGGTCTATTGGTTAA